The following are from one region of the Hymenobacter sp. YIM 151858-1 genome:
- a CDS encoding putative sulfate/molybdate transporter: protein MPLTATPPSRPRLRFDRNELAGAFGDLGTDLPLLIGIIAASGIDSAGVLVMFGLMQVFSGLWYGLPMPVQPLKAFAALVIAQKIPERTILGGGLAVGLGMLLLSVTGLIDALARLVPKPVVRGIQFGLAMQLTTLALKEYVPADGAAGYALAAAGFLITVVLLGNRRWPAALVVIALGAAYALLFKLDLATAQKAIGFHLPTWHVPSTADILTGAVLLALPQIPLSLGNSVLATRQVLHDHFPERNITVRQISFTYALMNLVNPFLGGFPVCHGSGGLVGHYAFGARTGGSAVLYGCLFLTMGLFFSQGFQQVVQIFPLPILGVILLFEALALAGLLRDVAESKANLLVALLVGLLCSGLPYGYLVGLVVGTALYYAMQRGWVGLGK, encoded by the coding sequence ATGCCGCTTACCGCAACTCCACCTTCGCGCCCGCGCCTGCGCTTCGACCGCAACGAGCTGGCCGGCGCCTTCGGCGACCTGGGCACCGATTTGCCTTTGCTCATCGGCATCATCGCGGCTTCGGGCATCGATAGCGCGGGCGTACTGGTCATGTTTGGGCTGATGCAGGTTTTCTCGGGGTTGTGGTACGGCTTGCCCATGCCCGTGCAGCCGCTAAAGGCTTTTGCGGCCTTGGTTATTGCCCAGAAAATTCCGGAGCGCACCATTTTAGGCGGCGGGCTGGCAGTGGGTTTGGGCATGCTGCTGCTGTCGGTAACGGGGCTGATTGATGCGCTGGCCCGGCTGGTGCCCAAACCCGTGGTGCGCGGCATTCAGTTTGGCCTGGCCATGCAGCTTACCACACTGGCCCTGAAGGAGTACGTACCCGCCGACGGGGCTGCCGGCTACGCGCTGGCCGCGGCGGGTTTCTTGATAACGGTGGTGCTGCTGGGCAACCGCCGCTGGCCGGCGGCCTTGGTGGTAATTGCCCTAGGTGCCGCTTATGCCCTGCTGTTCAAGCTCGATTTAGCCACGGCGCAGAAGGCCATTGGCTTCCATCTACCCACCTGGCACGTGCCCAGCACGGCCGACATCCTTACCGGAGCGGTGCTGCTGGCCCTGCCGCAAATACCCTTGTCGCTCGGCAACTCGGTGCTGGCCACCCGGCAGGTGCTGCACGACCACTTTCCGGAGCGCAACATCACCGTGCGGCAAATCAGCTTCACCTACGCCCTCATGAACCTGGTGAACCCCTTCCTGGGTGGTTTTCCGGTGTGCCACGGCTCCGGCGGCTTGGTGGGGCACTACGCTTTTGGGGCGCGCACGGGTGGCTCGGCGGTGCTCTACGGGTGCTTGTTCCTGACGATGGGCTTGTTCTTCAGCCAGGGTTTTCAGCAAGTGGTGCAGATTTTCCCGCTGCCCATCCTAGGTGTAATTCTCTTGTTCGAAGCCCTGGCGCTGGCCGGGCTGCTGCGCGATGTAGCCGAATCGAAGGCCAACCTGCTGGTGGCCCTGCTGGTAGGCTTGCTGTGCAGTGGCTTGCCTTATGGTTACCTGGTGGGCTTGGTGGTGGGCACGGCGCTGTACTACGCTATGCAGCGCGGCTGGGTAGGGCTGGGCAAGTAG
- the moeB gene encoding molybdopterin-synthase adenylyltransferase MoeB — translation MLTPDERHRYRRHLQLPEIGEAGQLRLRSARVLVVGAGGLGCPVLQYLAAAGVGTLGIADADQVELSNLQRQILYGPADLGQPKAATAAREVQRLNPLVQCEVHILRVGPDNVRELVAAYDVVVDGSDNFATRYLLNDACVSLGKPLVSGAIYKFEGQVSVFNYQGGPTYRCLFPEPPGPDEAPNCNTTGVLGVLPGVVGTTQALETLKVILHLGNVLSGRMWVLDALTFQTRTLRFERHPERSLINLDTADPAAYQEVCAPSTGSIKPQELHQLMQAGQAPYLLDVREPDEFEFCHLPQATLLPLSHLADGVAMLPRQGNIVVYCHHGGRSARAIQQLQQQGFSNLLNLEGGIDAWATDVDTQMPRY, via the coding sequence GTGCTTACTCCCGACGAACGCCACCGCTACCGCCGCCACTTACAACTGCCCGAAATTGGCGAGGCGGGCCAGCTACGCCTGCGCTCGGCGCGGGTGCTGGTGGTGGGTGCCGGCGGCCTGGGCTGCCCCGTGCTGCAGTATCTGGCCGCGGCCGGCGTAGGCACCCTGGGCATTGCCGATGCCGACCAGGTCGAGCTGAGCAACCTGCAGCGGCAAATCCTCTACGGCCCCGCCGACCTAGGGCAACCAAAAGCCGCCACGGCCGCCCGCGAGGTGCAGCGCCTCAACCCGCTGGTGCAGTGCGAAGTGCACATACTTCGCGTAGGCCCCGACAACGTGCGCGAGCTGGTAGCGGCCTACGATGTGGTGGTGGATGGCTCCGACAACTTTGCCACGCGCTACCTGCTCAACGATGCCTGCGTGAGCTTGGGCAAGCCGCTGGTTTCGGGGGCTATCTACAAGTTTGAGGGGCAGGTATCGGTGTTCAACTACCAGGGCGGCCCAACCTACCGCTGCCTGTTTCCGGAGCCGCCCGGCCCCGACGAAGCGCCCAACTGCAACACCACCGGCGTGCTAGGCGTGTTGCCCGGCGTGGTAGGCACCACCCAAGCTCTTGAGACTTTGAAGGTGATTTTGCACCTAGGCAACGTGCTGAGCGGGCGCATGTGGGTGCTCGATGCCCTCACGTTTCAAACCCGCACCCTGCGCTTTGAGCGGCACCCCGAGCGCAGCCTCATCAACCTCGATACCGCCGACCCCGCCGCTTACCAAGAGGTGTGCGCGCCCAGCACCGGCAGCATCAAACCCCAGGAGTTGCACCAGCTGATGCAAGCCGGCCAGGCGCCCTACCTGCTCGATGTGCGCGAGCCCGACGAGTTCGAATTCTGCCACTTGCCCCAAGCTACCTTGCTCCCGCTTTCGCACCTCGCCGATGGCGTTGCCATGCTCCCGCGGCAAGGCAACATTGTGGTGTACTGCCACCACGGCGGCCGCAGCGCCCGCGCCATTCAGCAGCTGCAGCAGCAGGGCTTCAGCAACCTGCTTAATCTGGAAGGCGGCATTGATGCGTGGGCTACCGATGTGGATACGCAAATGCCCAGGTACTAA
- the moaA gene encoding GTP 3',8-cyclase MoaA, whose translation MLYDNHGRPLEYVRVAVTDRCNLRCFYCMPEEGIDYVPRQALLSYEELERVVQVLAGLGVRKVRLTGGEPFVRRGLMSFIERLSHLAGIDDIGLTTNGVLTAPYVPELARLGVRSVNLSLDTLDRERFRRITRRDELPRVLETFQALLAHGIQVKINAVVMDGQNIEDLVPLAELTRELPVEVRFIEEMPFNGGSHATPAALPWNHVRIRQHLGAHLGELLPLPTAAGATATSYLVPGHAGRVGIIAAYSRTFCGTCNRIRLTAEGGLKTCLYDQGVLDVRALLRAGASDNELRAALTTAFRYRAANGFEAEQQRPVHQISFESMSTIGG comes from the coding sequence GCGTCCGCTCGAATACGTACGTGTGGCCGTAACCGACCGGTGCAACCTGCGCTGTTTTTACTGCATGCCCGAAGAGGGTATCGACTACGTGCCCCGGCAGGCGCTGCTAAGCTACGAAGAGCTGGAGCGCGTGGTGCAGGTGCTGGCCGGCCTGGGCGTGCGCAAAGTGCGCCTAACCGGCGGCGAGCCTTTCGTGCGCCGCGGGCTGATGTCCTTCATCGAGCGGCTAAGCCACCTTGCGGGTATCGACGACATCGGCCTGACTACCAACGGGGTATTGACTGCGCCCTACGTGCCCGAGCTGGCGCGGCTGGGGGTGCGCTCCGTCAACCTCAGCCTCGATACGCTCGATCGGGAACGGTTCCGGCGCATTACCCGCCGCGACGAGCTGCCCCGCGTGCTCGAAACGTTTCAGGCCTTGCTCGCCCACGGCATTCAGGTGAAAATCAACGCCGTGGTGATGGACGGCCAGAACATCGAAGACCTGGTGCCCCTGGCCGAGCTGACGCGCGAATTACCCGTGGAGGTGCGCTTCATCGAGGAGATGCCCTTCAACGGGGGCAGCCACGCTACGCCGGCTGCCCTGCCCTGGAACCACGTGCGCATCCGCCAGCACCTAGGCGCCCACTTGGGCGAGCTGTTGCCGCTGCCTACCGCCGCGGGCGCTACGGCTACCAGCTACCTGGTGCCGGGCCACGCAGGGCGCGTTGGCATTATTGCGGCCTATTCGCGCACGTTTTGCGGCACCTGCAACCGCATCCGCCTCACGGCCGAGGGCGGGCTCAAAACCTGCCTCTACGACCAGGGCGTGCTCGATGTGCGGGCCCTGCTGCGCGCCGGCGCCTCCGACAACGAGCTACGTGCGGCCCTAACTACTGCCTTCCGCTACCGCGCCGCCAATGGCTTCGAGGCCGAGCAGCAGCGCCCGGTGCATCAAATCAGCTTCGAGTCGATGTCGACGATTGGTGGGTAG
- a CDS encoding alpha/beta hydrolase, with translation MKALLITLGVGAGLYMLVCLLLYWSQERLLFFPDKLPANYRFTFRTRFEERWITAPDGVRLHGLLFRTAAPRGLVFYLHGNGGALDNWGYVAEAYTRLGYDVFMLDYRGYGKSEGRISSEQQLLGDVRAAFQHVLAEYPEDRVVVLGYSLGTGPAAWLAANYQPRLLILQAAYYSLERVARHHFPWVPGFLVRYPLRTHALLPRIQAPIVLFHGDRDEVVPYTSAEALQPLLKPHDRLITLGGAGHNGITENPEYLRVLAEVL, from the coding sequence ATGAAGGCATTGCTGATAACCCTGGGGGTAGGCGCGGGGCTGTACATGCTGGTGTGCCTGCTGCTGTACTGGAGCCAGGAGCGTCTGCTGTTTTTCCCCGACAAGCTGCCCGCCAACTACCGGTTTACGTTTCGCACCCGTTTCGAGGAGCGCTGGATTACCGCACCCGACGGCGTGCGGCTGCACGGGTTGCTCTTCCGCACGGCGGCACCCAGGGGACTGGTGTTTTACCTGCACGGCAACGGCGGCGCCCTCGATAACTGGGGCTATGTGGCCGAGGCTTACACGCGCCTGGGCTACGACGTATTCATGCTCGATTACCGCGGCTACGGCAAAAGCGAGGGCCGCATCAGCAGCGAACAGCAGTTGTTGGGCGATGTGCGCGCCGCCTTTCAGCACGTATTGGCCGAGTACCCCGAAGACCGCGTTGTGGTGCTGGGTTACTCGCTGGGCACTGGCCCGGCCGCCTGGCTGGCCGCCAACTACCAGCCCCGCCTGCTGATTTTGCAGGCAGCTTACTACAGCCTCGAGCGCGTGGCGCGGCATCATTTTCCGTGGGTGCCTGGTTTTTTGGTGCGCTATCCGCTGCGCACTCACGCATTGTTGCCACGCATCCAAGCGCCCATCGTGCTCTTCCACGGCGACCGTGACGAGGTGGTACCCTACACATCGGCCGAGGCGCTGCAGCCCTTGCTCAAGCCGCACGACCGGCTGATTACCCTAGGTGGCGCCGGGCACAACGGCATTACCGAGAACCCTGAATACCTGCGGGTATTGGCCGAAGTGCTGTAG